In Quadrisphaera sp. DSM 44207, one DNA window encodes the following:
- a CDS encoding helix-turn-helix transcriptional regulator, giving the protein MTGDRAALGAFLRSRRDRLTPAQAGITAFPGPRRVPGLRREELAVAAGLSPDYYSRVEQGRQASPSEEVLAALSRVLRLDDVERAHLRDLAAPAPRRRSGAPKPAQRADPGLLRVMDALEHLPVLLLGHRGEVLARNALLRAVLGRPLEPGTSFWRYLFCDPLARERIVDWAGFAAAAVAAMRRETARRPHDRRLVALIGELRAADPDVARWWTDHAVRDDASVAKRIAHPATGPLHFDVEIVTGSHEPEQRLVVYTAGPDSSTARLLPLVASWDAEAPVHRSRR; this is encoded by the coding sequence GTGACGGGTGACCGCGCCGCGCTGGGCGCCTTCCTGCGCTCCCGGCGGGACCGGCTGACCCCCGCGCAGGCCGGCATCACCGCCTTCCCCGGGCCGCGGCGGGTGCCCGGGCTGCGCCGGGAGGAGCTGGCGGTGGCCGCGGGCCTGAGCCCGGACTACTACAGCCGCGTCGAGCAGGGTCGCCAGGCCAGTCCCTCCGAGGAGGTGCTCGCGGCGCTGTCCCGGGTGCTGCGCCTGGACGACGTCGAGCGCGCCCACCTGCGCGACCTGGCCGCGCCGGCCCCGCGACGACGGAGCGGGGCACCGAAGCCGGCCCAGCGAGCCGACCCGGGGCTGCTGCGGGTGATGGACGCGCTCGAGCACCTGCCGGTCCTCCTGCTCGGCCACCGCGGTGAGGTCCTGGCGCGCAACGCGCTGCTGCGTGCGGTGCTCGGCCGCCCGCTGGAGCCGGGGACGTCGTTCTGGCGCTACCTGTTCTGCGACCCGCTGGCCCGCGAGCGCATCGTCGACTGGGCCGGCTTCGCCGCGGCCGCGGTGGCCGCGATGCGCCGAGAGACCGCCCGGCGCCCGCACGACCGGCGGCTGGTCGCCCTCATCGGCGAGCTGCGCGCCGCCGATCCCGACGTCGCCCGCTGGTGGACCGACCACGCCGTGCGCGACGACGCCTCGGTGGCCAAGCGCATCGCCCACCCGGCCACCGGACCGCTGCACTTCGACGTCGAGATCGTCACCGGCTCTCACGAGCCGGAGCAGAGGCTCGTCGTCTACACCGCCGGGCCGGACTCCTCGACGGCGCGCCTGCTCCCCCTCGTCGCCAGCTGGGACGCCGAGGCCCCGGTCCACCGGTCGCGCCGGTGA
- a CDS encoding SDR family NAD(P)-dependent oxidoreductase, with protein sequence MTRQHRTWLHPGTGDLAGSHQELRAFAAEATRVLGGRVDVLVNNAGLYPVPATEDLTDADLDALLAVNVRAPHVLVAALAPAMAARGHGVVVTTSSCMARVGSPFGAMYTATKAADEQLTRAWAAEYGPRGVRVNAVAPGVTLTPGNAAHHAVLDAMAAATPAGVVVRPEDVAAGVVHLASDDAAVVHGTVLSVDGGIGATRLDRPA encoded by the coding sequence GTGACCAGGCAGCACCGGACCTGGCTGCACCCGGGGACCGGCGACCTGGCCGGCTCCCACCAGGAGCTGCGCGCCTTCGCCGCGGAGGCGACCCGGGTGCTCGGCGGGCGCGTCGACGTCCTGGTCAACAACGCCGGCCTGTACCCGGTGCCGGCCACGGAGGACCTGACCGACGCCGACCTGGACGCCTTGCTCGCGGTGAACGTGCGGGCCCCGCACGTCCTGGTCGCGGCGCTCGCCCCGGCCATGGCCGCGCGCGGCCACGGGGTCGTCGTCACCACGAGCTCGTGCATGGCCCGCGTGGGGTCCCCCTTCGGCGCGATGTACACCGCGACCAAGGCCGCCGACGAGCAGCTGACCCGGGCCTGGGCGGCCGAGTACGGGCCGCGCGGCGTGCGCGTCAACGCCGTCGCCCCGGGCGTTACCCTCACCCCGGGCAACGCCGCGCACCACGCGGTGCTCGACGCGATGGCCGCCGCCACCCCGGCCGGTGTCGTCGTCCGGCCCGAGGACGTGGCCGCCGGGGTGGTCCACCTGGCCTCCGACGACGCCGCGGTGGTCCACGGCACCGTCCTGTCCGTGGACGGCGGCATCGGCGCCACCCGCCTGGACCGCCCCGCCTGA
- a CDS encoding TetR/AcrR family transcriptional regulator has translation MPPPSSRKPGPPSASPGAPPLRADARENRRRILDAARAVFAERGLDAPVLEVVRRSGVGAATLYRRFPTREALITEVFTEQVTACVSVVLDASRDPDPWRGFCAAVEGLCALDAADRGFTGAFLSAFPGRVDVEDQRERAERAFADLARRAQDAGELRADFSRHDLTLLLMANRGIVHEDPDTRLAASRRLAAYLLQGFRAGTATPLPPVAVLTGPATSGAGAEPARARLVARDGRARGRGR, from the coding sequence GTGCCTCCTCCGTCCTCTCGGAAGCCGGGCCCGCCGAGCGCCTCTCCCGGCGCGCCGCCGCTGCGCGCCGACGCGCGGGAGAACCGCCGGCGCATCCTCGACGCCGCCCGCGCCGTCTTCGCCGAGCGCGGCCTGGACGCACCGGTGCTGGAGGTCGTCCGGCGCTCCGGGGTCGGGGCCGCCACCCTCTACCGCCGCTTCCCGACCCGCGAAGCGCTGATCACCGAGGTGTTCACCGAGCAGGTCACCGCCTGCGTGAGCGTCGTCCTCGACGCCTCGCGCGACCCCGACCCGTGGCGCGGGTTCTGCGCCGCCGTCGAGGGCCTGTGCGCCCTGGACGCCGCCGACCGGGGCTTCACCGGCGCCTTCCTCTCCGCCTTCCCCGGCAGGGTGGACGTCGAGGACCAGCGGGAACGGGCCGAGCGCGCGTTCGCCGACCTGGCCCGACGGGCCCAGGACGCGGGGGAGCTGCGCGCGGACTTCAGCCGGCACGACCTCACCCTGCTGCTCATGGCCAACCGCGGGATCGTCCACGAGGACCCCGACACCCGGCTGGCCGCGTCGCGCCGGCTCGCGGCCTACCTGCTGCAGGGCTTCCGCGCCGGAACCGCCACGCCCCTGCCGCCCGTCGCCGTGCTCACCGGGCCTGCCACCAGCGGTGCCGGAGCTGAGCCGGCCCGAGCCCGCCTGGTGGCGCGGGACGGCCGCGCGCGAGGGCGGGGGCGGTGA
- a CDS encoding NAD(P)-dependent alcohol dehydrogenase has protein sequence MRRAQYDRYGPPEVLRVAEVPVPVPGPGEVLVRVHATSVNGGELLARSGRLRWVTRGPFPRGTGVDFAGEVAHVDGSPTGPGDLAVGDRVWGVLPRRQYASGRAGAAAEHVAVPAGHVAPSPAGLDLVRAAALPVVGTTAITALRDQVRLQPGERLLVRGASGGVGSVAVQLGRALGARVTGLASRRHLDLVRELGAEEALDRAQVAPDDLGTFDVVLDTAGSDLAAYRRLLGPRGRMVTITPDFTHLAASAGYLAGSVVFGSRRVRFFTGTPTRPLLAALTAHVEAGEVRPVVDTVHPLAGIAGAHRAAGAGGSRGKHVVRLV, from the coding sequence ATGCGGCGCGCGCAGTACGACCGGTACGGGCCGCCCGAGGTGCTCCGCGTGGCGGAGGTCCCGGTGCCGGTCCCCGGGCCCGGGGAGGTCCTGGTTCGGGTGCACGCCACGAGCGTCAACGGCGGTGAGCTGCTGGCGAGGTCCGGGAGGTTGCGGTGGGTCACCCGCGGGCCCTTCCCGCGGGGCACGGGAGTCGACTTCGCCGGTGAGGTGGCGCACGTGGACGGCTCCCCGACGGGGCCGGGCGACCTCGCCGTCGGCGACCGCGTCTGGGGCGTCCTGCCCCGCCGCCAGTACGCCAGCGGGCGGGCCGGGGCCGCCGCGGAGCACGTCGCAGTGCCGGCCGGCCACGTGGCCCCGAGCCCCGCGGGGCTGGACCTGGTGCGAGCCGCGGCGCTGCCGGTCGTGGGCACCACGGCCATCACCGCGCTGCGTGACCAGGTGCGCCTGCAGCCGGGTGAGCGGCTGCTCGTGCGCGGCGCCAGCGGTGGGGTCGGCAGCGTCGCCGTGCAGCTGGGCCGGGCGCTCGGGGCTCGGGTCACCGGCCTCGCCAGCCGGCGCCACCTGGACCTGGTCAGGGAGCTGGGCGCCGAGGAGGCGCTCGACCGCGCGCAGGTCGCACCCGACGACCTGGGCACCTTCGACGTCGTCCTCGACACCGCCGGCAGTGACCTAGCCGCCTACCGCCGCCTGCTTGGCCCTCGCGGCCGGATGGTGACCATCACCCCCGACTTCACCCACCTGGCCGCCTCCGCCGGCTACCTGGCCGGCTCCGTCGTCTTCGGCTCCCGCCGGGTCCGGTTCTTCACGGGCACCCCCACCCGCCCGCTGCTCGCCGCCCTGACCGCCCACGTGGAGGCCGGGGAGGTCCGCCCGGTCGTCGACACCGTCCACCCCCTCGCCGGCATCGCCGGTGCCCACCGGGCGGCAGGAGCCGGCGGCAGCCGGGGCAAGCATGTCGTCCGCCTGGTGTGA
- a CDS encoding GNAT family N-acetyltransferase — translation MQILTARTDGPAGQDQLQRWGRRWADAVHAGQAAGLDGATAWHPAEELAALRVGDPERVTTLLAATDGERVVGGGRVDLPQRDNPDLAHVAVAVPPAYRGRGVGTALVREVVRLAAAEGRSLLLAEISRPLEPGTAPEDTGPTWPGSRLAGRVGMRRGLVDVRRDLALPADLERLTRLRQQVRARTGGYALRVWTGPTPPEDRARMAVLSARMSTDAPMGDLHLEPEVWDEARVVAGEERAAAQGREAVTAVAVDATGEWVGFTQLVHSRWTPDRLHQGDTLVLRRHRGRRLGLALKLAALEEATSRWPQARVVSTYNAAGNAPMIAVNEAMGFRPAELLEEWQGSVEDVLRAVGTADARAG, via the coding sequence GTGCAGATCCTCACCGCCCGCACCGACGGGCCCGCCGGCCAGGACCAGCTGCAGCGATGGGGCCGGCGGTGGGCGGACGCCGTCCACGCCGGGCAGGCGGCCGGGCTGGACGGCGCCACGGCGTGGCACCCGGCCGAGGAGCTGGCCGCCCTGCGCGTCGGCGACCCCGAGCGGGTGACCACGCTGCTCGCGGCCACGGACGGCGAGCGCGTCGTCGGGGGCGGGCGCGTGGACCTGCCGCAGCGGGACAATCCCGACCTGGCCCACGTCGCCGTCGCGGTGCCGCCCGCGTACAGGGGACGGGGGGTCGGGACGGCGCTGGTGCGAGAGGTCGTGCGGCTCGCCGCCGCCGAGGGGCGCAGCCTCCTGCTCGCCGAGATCTCGCGCCCGCTGGAGCCGGGCACCGCGCCGGAGGACACCGGCCCGACGTGGCCCGGGTCGCGGCTGGCCGGGCGGGTCGGTATGCGGCGAGGGCTGGTCGACGTCCGCCGCGACCTGGCCCTGCCCGCCGACCTCGAGCGGCTCACGCGCCTGCGCCAGCAGGTGCGCGCCCGCACGGGCGGGTACGCGCTGCGGGTGTGGACGGGCCCGACCCCGCCGGAGGACCGCGCGCGGATGGCGGTGCTGTCGGCGCGGATGTCCACGGACGCGCCGATGGGGGACCTGCACCTGGAGCCGGAGGTGTGGGACGAGGCGCGCGTGGTCGCCGGTGAGGAGCGCGCGGCCGCGCAGGGGCGCGAGGCGGTCACGGCTGTGGCGGTCGACGCCACCGGGGAGTGGGTCGGCTTCACCCAGCTCGTGCACAGCCGGTGGACGCCGGACCGCCTGCACCAGGGGGACACCCTGGTGCTGCGACGGCACCGCGGGCGCCGCCTCGGCCTGGCGCTCAAGCTCGCCGCGCTGGAGGAGGCGACGTCCCGGTGGCCGCAGGCGCGGGTGGTGAGCACGTACAACGCCGCGGGCAACGCGCCGATGATCGCCGTCAACGAGGCGATGGGGTTCCGCCCGGCGGAGCTGCTGGAGGAGTGGCAGGGTTCGGTGGAGGACGTGCTGCGGGCGGTAGGGACGGCGGACGCGCGCGCTGGCTGA
- the glmM gene encoding phosphoglucosamine mutase: MGRLFGTDGVRGLANVDVTAELALDLSVAAAHVLGDAGAFAGHRPRAVVGRDPRASGEFLSAAVVAGLASAGVDVQDVGVLPTPGIAHLVTATGADLGVVLSASHNPVPDNGIKFFARGGHKLPDEVEDAIEARLREPWQRPTGAAVGRVRPDGSGAQRYVEHLVASAPHRLDGLRVVVDCAHGAAWWVGPEALRRAGADVTVLGAEPDGLNTNDGVGSTHPGPLREAVLAAGADAGVAFDGDADRCLAVDARGELVDGDQVMGVLALALKERGALAGDVLVATVMSNLGLILAMREAGVRVVQTAVGDRYVLEAMREGGYSLGGEQSGHVVMLDHQTTGDGVLTALHLLARVAELGRPLAEVASVVRRLPQVLVNVPDVDKARASSHEGVRAAVAQAEAELGTTGRVLLRPSGTEPLVRVMVEASAADQAQAVADRLAAVVAAELAL; the protein is encoded by the coding sequence ATGGGACGCCTGTTCGGCACCGACGGCGTGCGCGGGCTCGCGAACGTCGACGTCACCGCCGAGCTGGCGCTGGACCTGTCCGTCGCGGCCGCGCACGTCCTCGGCGACGCCGGGGCCTTCGCCGGCCACCGCCCTCGCGCGGTGGTCGGCCGCGACCCGCGCGCCTCGGGGGAGTTCCTCTCCGCCGCCGTGGTGGCCGGCCTGGCCAGCGCGGGCGTCGACGTCCAGGACGTCGGCGTCCTGCCGACGCCGGGCATCGCGCACCTGGTGACCGCCACCGGCGCGGACCTCGGCGTCGTCCTGTCGGCCTCGCACAACCCGGTGCCGGACAACGGCATCAAGTTCTTCGCGCGCGGGGGGCACAAGCTGCCCGACGAGGTCGAGGACGCGATCGAGGCGCGCCTGCGCGAGCCGTGGCAGCGCCCCACCGGGGCCGCGGTGGGCCGCGTGCGCCCCGACGGCTCGGGCGCGCAGCGGTACGTGGAGCACCTGGTCGCCTCCGCGCCGCACCGCCTCGACGGCCTGCGCGTCGTCGTCGACTGCGCCCACGGCGCGGCGTGGTGGGTGGGCCCGGAGGCGCTGCGCCGCGCGGGCGCCGACGTCACCGTCCTCGGCGCCGAGCCCGACGGGCTGAACACCAACGACGGCGTCGGCTCGACGCACCCCGGGCCGCTGCGCGAGGCCGTGCTGGCCGCGGGCGCGGACGCCGGCGTGGCCTTCGACGGCGACGCCGACCGCTGCCTCGCCGTGGACGCGAGGGGCGAGCTCGTCGACGGCGACCAGGTCATGGGCGTGCTCGCGCTCGCGCTGAAGGAGCGGGGCGCGCTGGCCGGCGACGTGCTCGTCGCGACCGTGATGAGCAACCTCGGCCTGATCCTCGCGATGCGGGAGGCGGGCGTGCGGGTGGTGCAGACCGCCGTCGGCGACCGCTACGTGCTGGAGGCCATGCGCGAGGGCGGCTACAGCCTCGGCGGCGAGCAGTCCGGGCACGTCGTGATGCTCGACCACCAGACCACCGGCGACGGCGTCCTGACGGCGCTGCACCTGCTGGCGCGCGTGGCCGAGCTGGGCCGCCCGCTCGCCGAGGTCGCCTCCGTCGTCCGGCGCCTGCCGCAGGTGCTCGTCAACGTCCCGGACGTCGACAAGGCGCGGGCCAGCTCGCACGAGGGCGTGCGGGCCGCCGTCGCGCAGGCCGAGGCGGAGCTGGGCACGACGGGGCGGGTGCTGCTGCGCCCCTCGGGCACCGAGCCGCTGGTGCGGGTGATGGTGGAGGCCTCCGCGGCCGACCAGGCGCAGGCCGTCGCCGACCGGCTCGCCGCCGTGGTCGCCGCCGAGCTGGCGCTGTAG
- the rpsI gene encoding 30S ribosomal protein S9, producing MSTDTSAQDAGVEYDAEDAPSSYSTSTPGAASGGASIIAPAAATGRRKEAVARVRIVPGTGQWSINGRPLDDYFPNKVHQQLVSDPLRVTEVEGRFDVVARIDGGGVSGQAGALRLGVARALNAVDVEANRPSLKKAGFLTRDARVTERKKAGLKKARKAPQYSKR from the coding sequence TTGAGCACCGACACCTCCGCCCAGGACGCCGGCGTCGAGTACGACGCCGAGGACGCCCCGAGCAGCTACAGCACCTCCACGCCCGGCGCCGCCAGCGGCGGTGCCAGCATCATCGCCCCCGCCGCGGCGACCGGCCGCCGCAAGGAGGCCGTCGCCCGGGTGCGCATCGTCCCCGGCACCGGGCAGTGGAGCATCAACGGCCGCCCGCTGGACGACTACTTCCCGAACAAGGTGCACCAGCAGCTGGTCAGCGACCCGCTGCGCGTGACCGAGGTCGAGGGCCGCTTCGACGTCGTCGCCCGCATCGACGGCGGCGGCGTCTCCGGCCAGGCCGGCGCCCTGCGCCTGGGCGTGGCGCGCGCGCTGAACGCGGTGGACGTCGAGGCCAACCGGCCCTCGCTGAAGAAGGCCGGCTTCCTCACCCGCGACGCCCGCGTCACGGAGCGCAAGAAGGCCGGTCTGAAGAAGGCCCGCAAGGCGCCCCAGTACAGCAAGCGCTGA
- the rplM gene encoding 50S ribosomal protein L13, whose protein sequence is MRTYTPKPESVERRWFVIDASDVVLGRLASQAAQLLRGKHKPVFAPHVDTGDFVIIVNADKVVLTGSKSEKKRAYRHSGYPGGLKSELYTDLLARRPERAVEKAIRGMIPKNSLGRQMLSKLKVYSGPEHPHAAQQPVPYTLTQVAQ, encoded by the coding sequence GTGCGCACGTACACCCCCAAGCCCGAGTCGGTCGAGCGGCGCTGGTTCGTCATCGACGCCTCGGACGTCGTCCTGGGTCGCCTGGCCAGCCAGGCCGCGCAGCTGCTGCGCGGCAAGCACAAGCCCGTCTTCGCCCCGCACGTGGACACCGGTGACTTCGTCATCATCGTCAACGCGGACAAGGTCGTGCTGACCGGCAGCAAGTCGGAGAAGAAGCGCGCGTACCGCCACTCCGGCTACCCGGGCGGCTTGAAGTCGGAGCTGTACACCGACCTGCTCGCCCGCCGCCCGGAGAGGGCGGTCGAGAAGGCGATCCGCGGCATGATCCCCAAGAACAGCCTCGGCCGTCAGATGCTGAGCAAGCTCAAGGTCTACTCGGGCCCGGAGCACCCGCACGCGGCGCAGCAGCCCGTGCCGTACACCCTCACCCAGGTCGCGCAGTAG